In Candidatus Woesebacteria bacterium, one DNA window encodes the following:
- a CDS encoding acetyltransferase, which yields MDKRQFLKEILEGKKTVEVRVGYRNIQELKPGMRLFLNNEYEIGIKEVRRYSTFSEMLEHEEAEKIVPGMPKEEILRVLRSLYPPFKEKLGVFAIELESHRDKPQR from the coding sequence TTGGATAAAAGGCAATTTCTGAAGGAGATTCTGGAAGGCAAAAAGACAGTTGAAGTTAGGGTTGGCTATAGGAACATCCAGGAATTGAAGCCAGGGATGAGACTCTTCTTAAATAATGAGTATGAAATTGGAATCAAGGAAGTGAGAAGATATTCCACCTTTTCTGAGATGTTAGAACATGAGGAAGCCGAAAAGATTGTTCCAGGTATGCCAAAGGAAGAAATCCTTAGAGTGTTAAGAAGTTTATATCCGCCATTTAAAGAAAAATTAGGAGTTTTCGCGATAGAATTAGAATCTCACAGAGATAAACCCCAGCGATAA
- a CDS encoding Adenylate kinase: MERLMLREAESKISQLNIILMGLPGSGKSTLVNNITPRPNYISLGEITRIELQTDSELARQIQSQFARTNPWSADFVVSIVAPHILKMKDTGFVLDGLPRQKSEAESLVSWASNNEVRIDLALYLDVREDIALQRISQRSNKGRLETPDHYKTRFLTYSEQRHQLSTVIDSYAVRSLSIDTSDIPVDEVKNRLLAFIALNF; encoded by the coding sequence ATGGAAAGATTAATGTTAAGGGAGGCAGAATCAAAAATATCTCAATTAAACATAATTTTGATGGGTCTTCCTGGCTCTGGGAAATCTACTTTGGTAAATAATATTACCCCAAGACCAAATTATATTTCTCTCGGTGAAATAACAAGAATAGAGTTACAAACAGATAGCGAATTAGCAAGGCAAATTCAGTCTCAGTTTGCACGCACCAATCCGTGGTCAGCTGATTTTGTAGTAAGCATAGTTGCACCTCACATTCTCAAGATGAAAGATACTGGATTTGTGTTAGATGGTCTACCAAGACAAAAAAGTGAAGCAGAAAGTTTAGTTTCTTGGGCATCTAATAATGAAGTAAGAATAGATTTGGCTTTATATTTAGATGTTAGAGAAGACATTGCTTTGCAAAGAATATCTCAGAGAAGTAATAAGGGTAGATTAGAAACACCTGATCATTACAAAACTCGATTTCTAACTTATTCGGAACAGCGACACCAATTATCAACCGTAATTGACTCTTATGCAGTAAGATCACTTTCTATCGACACTTCTGATATTCCTGTTGACGAGGTAAAAAATAGACTACTTGCGTTTATTGCACTTAATTTCTAG